The proteins below are encoded in one region of Candidatus Profftella armatura (Diaphorina cf. continua):
- a CDS encoding YebC/PmpR family DNA-binding transcriptional regulator, which translates to MAGHSKWANIKRKKLIVDAKRSKIWTRIMRELRVAINFGNNPDTNIKLRLAIEKALNANIPKNNILRAMQKNNSNTTNKNYTEVRYEGYGINGSAIIIDCITNNRMRTVSEIRNIFNKNGGNLSKEGSVSFMFKHCGQLLFSPNEKKFALLDLALEKGAEDVLIDKDDKIIIITPPSKFIEIKNSLEILGFKSEFSGILMKPHTNIVFKDDEAIKFKKFLNELKKLHDVKKIYTNAVTLDL; encoded by the coding sequence ATGGCTGGACATAGTAAATGGGCTAACATAAAAAGAAAAAAATTAATAGTTGATGCCAAACGAAGTAAAATATGGACTCGCATCATGAGAGAATTAAGAGTTGCTATTAATTTTGGTAATAATCCTGATACCAATATAAAATTACGTTTAGCTATTGAAAAAGCTTTAAACGCTAATATACCTAAAAATAACATTTTGCGCGCTATGCAAAAAAATAATAGCAATACCACAAATAAAAATTATACAGAAGTTCGATATGAAGGTTACGGTATTAATGGGTCTGCTATAATAATTGATTGTATTACTAATAATCGCATGCGTACAGTATCCGAAATACGTAATATTTTTAATAAAAATGGCGGAAATTTAAGTAAAGAAGGATCGGTATCATTTATGTTTAAACACTGTGGTCAATTATTATTTTCACCTAATGAAAAAAAATTTGCTTTATTGGATTTAGCTCTAGAAAAAGGCGCTGAAGATGTTTTAATAGATAAGGATGATAAAATTATAATAATTACACCGCCCTCAAAATTTATAGAAATAAAAAATTCATTAGAAATACTTGGATTTAAATCGGAATTTTCTGGGATTTTAATGAAACCACATACAAATATTGTATTTAAAGATGATGAAGCTATTAAATTTAAAAAATTTTTAAATGAATTAAAAAAGTTACATGATGTTAAAAAAATTTATACTAATGCAGTAACTCTTGATTTATAA
- the iscU gene encoding Fe-S cluster assembly scaffold IscU, with amino-acid sequence MSYSKKVLDHYENPRNVGVFEKNDNTVGTGMVGAPACGDVMKLQIKVNKNGIITDAKFKTYGCGSAIASSSLVTEWVKGKTLDEAMSIKNTDIAEELVLPPLKIHCSILAEDAIKLAIESYKNKQKI; translated from the coding sequence ATGTCTTATTCAAAAAAAGTATTAGATCATTATGAAAATCCACGTAATGTTGGTGTATTTGAAAAAAATGATAATACAGTTGGCACTGGAATGGTTGGTGCTCCAGCTTGTGGTGATGTAATGAAATTACAAATTAAAGTAAATAAAAATGGGATAATTACTGATGCTAAATTTAAAACTTATGGATGTGGTTCAGCTATAGCCTCTTCATCTTTAGTAACAGAATGGGTTAAAGGTAAAACATTAGATGAAGCAATGTCAATAAAAAATACTGATATTGCGGAAGAATTAGTACTTCCTCCATTAAAAATACATTGTTCTATTTTAGCTGAAGATGCAATTAAATTAGCGATAGAGTCTTATAAAAATAAACAAAAAATATAA
- a CDS encoding mechanosensitive ion channel family protein, which translates to MKTIISIAIIVIGGKFINGLTILIKRTLNLRYLNETLTNYSISTIHVVLRILLVMMVLEIFNIPIASFATLIGAAGVAVSVVWSGLLSNFASGMFLVILRPFKIGDYINASGYAGVVRDIGLFMTILTTDNNLQVYVGNNKLFTDVIVNYNVNNYRRIDQNYQITNSIDPREAINILTKRILCIENILSIPKPSVSIVKFTEFGVLLGIRLFALTSNFYQVKNDANIIIATTARDFNWLPPAAVYKKYFYTT; encoded by the coding sequence TTGAAAACTATTATCTCTATTGCAATAATAGTTATTGGCGGTAAATTTATTAATGGTCTTACTATTTTAATTAAACGTACTTTAAATTTACGTTATTTAAATGAAACTTTAACTAATTATTCTATTTCTACTATTCATGTTGTATTACGAATTTTATTGGTAATGATGGTATTAGAAATTTTTAATATTCCTATAGCATCTTTTGCGACATTAATTGGGGCAGCTGGGGTAGCAGTAAGTGTAGTATGGTCTGGACTTTTATCTAATTTTGCTTCTGGTATGTTTTTAGTAATTTTACGTCCCTTTAAAATTGGAGATTATATAAATGCCTCAGGGTATGCTGGTGTTGTAAGAGATATAGGCTTGTTTATGACTATTTTAACTACCGATAATAATTTACAAGTATATGTTGGAAATAATAAATTATTTACTGATGTAATTGTTAACTATAATGTAAATAATTATCGTAGAATTGATCAGAATTATCAAATAACTAATTCTATTGATCCGAGAGAAGCAATTAATATTTTAACTAAACGCATATTATGTATTGAAAATATATTAAGTATACCCAAACCAAGTGTTTCAATTGTAAAATTTACTGAATTTGGTGTGTTATTAGGAATACGTTTATTTGCTTTAACATCAAATTTTTATCAAGTGAAAAATGATGCTAATATTATTATTGCAACCACTGCCCGTGATTTTAATTGGT
- a CDS encoding HesB/IscA family protein, protein MEIKVTKKAVKYINKYIQKRGKGIGLRLGVYNSGCSGLSYKLEYVDEPKKEDKIFKLNGIKIFINKKDFLYLNGIELDFEFDGLNKGFKFKNPNIKNKCGCGKSFQI, encoded by the coding sequence ATGGAAATCAAAGTTACTAAAAAAGCAGTAAAATATATTAATAAATATATACAAAAAAGAGGAAAGGGTATTGGTTTACGATTAGGTGTTTATAATAGCGGTTGCTCTGGGCTCTCTTATAAATTAGAATATGTAGATGAACCAAAAAAAGAAGATAAAATATTTAAATTAAATGGTATAAAAATATTTATTAATAAAAAAGATTTTTTATATCTTAATGGTATAGAATTAGATTTTGAATTTGATGGATTAAATAAAGGATTTAAATTTAAAAATCCAAATATTAAAAATAAATGTGGTTGTGGGAAAAGTTTTCAAATTTAA
- a CDS encoding TldD/PmbA family protein, producing the protein MNPFINNKLTFIYSKSEFQQLAQDMLSYAKKIGASNSSIEFNEGDGFSVFVRKGEIEIIEQNKKKNMNVIIYIQNGKKIFYGNASTSDFCKKSLYNTINSAYNIARFTASDNFAGLPDEDTLEMNPLDLKLYTPWFLSIEEAKLIAYRCENEAFNFDSLIVNHENTSVTTQQSHFLLANSYGFMHGYPFSRHIISISPIAVKGKEMQRDYWYSSNSDPRKLDQPEIIGFYAAKRAISRLKAKKLSTRKCPILFEAPLAIKLLNIFAQAISGNSLYRKSTFLDNSLGKKIFNSHIQIIEDPHILGAFGSSPFDNEGVKTQKRLVVKNGIIQGYFLSTYSAKKLGMKTTGNSGGAHHLIMISNKTKSSDNLKEMLKKMNTGLLVTELIGDGINYITGDYSKGAFGYWIENGEIQYSVEEITIASKIQDMFKQIIAIGSDVLTRNSNTSGSILIENMIVAGN; encoded by the coding sequence GTTTTTCTGTATTTGTTCGAAAAGGTGAAATAGAAATTATTGAGCAAAATAAAAAAAAAAATATGAATGTAATTATTTATATACAAAATGGAAAAAAGATATTTTATGGAAATGCTAGTACATCAGATTTTTGTAAAAAATCCTTATATAATACAATTAATTCCGCATATAATATAGCTCGTTTTACGGCTTCAGATAATTTTGCGGGATTACCTGATGAAGATACATTAGAAATGAATCCTCTTGATTTAAAATTATACACTCCATGGTTTTTATCAATAGAGGAGGCGAAATTAATTGCTTATCGTTGTGAAAATGAAGCATTTAATTTTGATTCTCTTATTGTTAATCACGAAAATACAAGCGTCACTACACAACAATCACATTTTTTATTAGCTAATAGTTATGGATTTATGCATGGTTATCCATTTTCTAGGCATATTATTTCTATATCTCCAATAGCTGTAAAAGGAAAAGAAATGCAACGTGATTATTGGTATTCCTCAAATTCTGATCCTAGAAAATTAGATCAACCAGAAATAATTGGTTTTTATGCTGCTAAACGTGCAATTTCACGTCTTAAAGCTAAAAAACTTAGCACACGAAAATGTCCGATATTATTTGAAGCGCCCTTAGCGATTAAATTATTAAATATTTTTGCGCAGGCAATATCCGGCAATTCTCTTTATCGTAAATCTACTTTTTTAGATAATTCATTAGGAAAAAAAATATTTAACTCACATATTCAGATTATAGAAGATCCTCATATTTTAGGTGCATTTGGTTCTTCACCATTTGATAATGAAGGGGTGAAAACTCAAAAACGTTTAGTGGTTAAAAATGGTATAATTCAAGGATATTTTTTGTCAACTTATTCTGCCAAAAAACTTGGAATGAAAACTACTGGAAATTCTGGAGGAGCACATCATTTAATTATGATTTCTAATAAAACTAAATCCTCAGATAATTTGAAAGAAATGTTAAAAAAAATGAATACAGGACTTTTGGTTACAGAATTAATAGGTGATGGTATAAATTATATTACTGGAGATTATTCAAAAGGAGCATTTGGTTATTGGATTGAAAATGGAGAAATTCAATATTCTGTAGAAGAAATTACAATTGCCAGTAAAATACAAGATATGTTTAAACAAATTATTGCGATTGGTAGTGATGTTTTAACAAGAAACTCTAATACTAGTGGATCAATTTTAATTGAAAATATGATTGTTGCCGGCAATTAA
- a CDS encoding IscS subfamily cysteine desulfurase — MNSEIKKNYLLNEFKIKNFPIYMDYSATTPIDPRVVDKMIPYLRIQFGNSASRNHIYGWTAEKAIEEARNEVSQLIYADPREIIWTSGATESNNLAIKGAAYFYKKRGKHIITVQTEHKSVLDSTRKLEHEGFRVTYLKPKNNGLITLSQLEKKICSDTILVSVMLVNNEIGVIQPILEIGELCRSKGIIFHCDAAQATGKIDINLQNCKVDLMSFSAHKTYGPKGIGALYIRRNPRIRIEAQIHGGGHEHGLRSGTLATHQIVGMGEAFRLARIEMIEELKRIFFLQKRLYNGLMKSIEEIYINGDMNNRIPHNLNISFNFIEGESLLMAIKDIAVSSGSACTSASLEPSYVLRALGCNDELAHSSVRFTIGRFTTEKEIDFTIKLLKIKVKKLRELSPLWDMYKEGIDLHKIKWAIH, encoded by the coding sequence ATGAATTCTGAAATTAAAAAAAATTATTTATTGAACGAATTTAAAATAAAAAATTTTCCAATATATATGGATTATTCAGCTACCACACCAATTGATCCCCGTGTTGTTGATAAAATGATTCCATATCTTCGTATTCAATTTGGTAATTCTGCCTCACGTAATCATATATATGGTTGGACCGCAGAAAAAGCAATAGAAGAAGCCCGTAATGAAGTTTCTCAATTAATTTATGCTGATCCAAGAGAAATTATATGGACTTCTGGTGCTACAGAAAGTAATAATTTAGCAATTAAAGGTGCTGCTTATTTTTATAAAAAACGAGGGAAACATATTATTACAGTACAAACTGAACATAAGTCTGTGCTTGATTCTACTAGAAAACTTGAGCATGAGGGTTTTAGAGTTACGTATTTGAAACCCAAAAATAATGGATTAATTACTCTTTCTCAATTAGAGAAGAAGATTTGCTCTGACACTATTTTAGTTTCTGTTATGTTAGTAAATAATGAAATTGGAGTTATACAACCAATTTTAGAAATTGGTGAATTATGTCGATCAAAAGGTATTATTTTTCATTGTGATGCAGCGCAAGCTACTGGAAAAATTGATATTAATCTCCAGAATTGTAAAGTTGATCTAATGAGTTTTTCTGCACATAAAACATATGGACCTAAAGGCATTGGAGCTTTATATATACGAAGAAATCCTCGAATTCGTATAGAGGCTCAAATTCATGGAGGTGGTCATGAGCATGGTTTACGTTCTGGAACATTAGCTACTCATCAAATTGTAGGAATGGGCGAAGCATTTCGTTTGGCTCGTATAGAAATGATAGAAGAATTAAAGCGTATATTCTTTTTGCAAAAACGTTTATATAATGGATTAATGAAATCTATTGAAGAAATTTATATTAATGGTGATATGAATAATCGCATTCCTCATAATTTAAATATTAGTTTTAATTTTATAGAAGGTGAATCACTTTTGATGGCAATAAAAGATATTGCTGTATCATCTGGATCAGCATGTACTTCAGCAAGTTTAGAGCCATCTTATGTGTTACGAGCATTAGGATGTAATGATGAATTAGCTCATAGTTCAGTAAGATTTACAATTGGCCGTTTTACTACTGAAAAAGAAATTGACTTCACTATTAAATTATTAAAAATTAAAGTTAAAAAATTACGAGAATTATCTCCTTTATGGGATATGTATAAAGAAGGAATCGATCTTCATAAAATTAAATGGGCTATTCATTAA
- the fdx gene encoding ISC system 2Fe-2S type ferredoxin has protein sequence MSQIIVLPHPILCKDGAIFNENSGISLCDALLKNSIFIEHACEKSCACATCHIIIREGFTKINPANEVEEDMLTKAWGLEENSRLSCQVILGSSDLTIEIPRYTINQVK, from the coding sequence ATGTCACAAATTATTGTTTTACCTCATCCCATTCTTTGTAAAGATGGTGCTATTTTTAATGAAAATTCTGGTATTTCTTTATGTGATGCATTATTAAAAAATTCAATTTTTATTGAGCATGCATGTGAAAAATCTTGCGCATGTGCTACTTGTCACATAATTATTAGAGAGGGCTTTACGAAAATAAATCCAGCTAATGAAGTAGAAGAAGATATGCTAACTAAAGCATGGGGGTTAGAAGAAAATTCCAGATTATCTTGTCAAGTAATATTAGGATCATCAGATTTAACTATTGAAATTCCAAGATATACAATAAATCAAGTTAAATAG
- the hscB gene encoding Fe-S protein assembly co-chaperone HscB, with protein sequence MKNYFNFFNLPKCFNIDMDLLDETYYNFQKKIHPDNFIQKSKIDQETSIKLSTYLNKAYSTLRDPFLRSIYLCKLNGIDLNTQLNPNFPNDFLEQQIKWRETLNIIKNKKDKVELKILSKKIRKISKKEMRIIENFIDKNKYNFAILNIHKLMFLKKFNIEINNAFILIES encoded by the coding sequence ATGAAAAATTATTTCAATTTTTTTAATTTACCTAAATGTTTTAATATTGATATGGATTTACTTGATGAAACCTATTATAATTTTCAAAAAAAAATACATCCAGATAATTTTATTCAAAAATCGAAAATTGATCAAGAGACTTCAATTAAATTATCTACATATTTAAATAAAGCATATTCGACATTAAGAGATCCATTTCTTCGATCTATTTATTTGTGTAAATTAAATGGAATTGATTTAAATACTCAATTAAATCCTAATTTTCCAAATGATTTTTTAGAACAACAAATAAAATGGCGGGAAACTCTTAATATAATAAAAAATAAAAAAGATAAGGTTGAGTTAAAAATTTTATCAAAAAAAATACGTAAAATAAGTAAAAAAGAAATGAGGATTATAGAAAATTTTATTGATAAAAATAAGTATAATTTTGCAATATTAAATATACATAAATTAATGTTTTTAAAAAAATTTAATATTGAAATTAATAATGCATTTATTTTAATTGAATCTTAA